Within Bos indicus x Bos taurus breed Angus x Brahman F1 hybrid chromosome 2, Bos_hybrid_MaternalHap_v2.0, whole genome shotgun sequence, the genomic segment aaaattgtattttaggCAGTAAACCATAAATAAGAGATGAAATGCTACCTCTGAGAATTTCAAATCAAGCAAACTTGGAAAAAGGTAGAAAATCTGATCAATTAGAACTTTTTGTAAAGTGTAGAGTACTttgatttttggaaaaaaattgtttttcagaaAGAGGATACaagattaaattttgtttttactaaaaTACTGGACTTTAAAGGATTACAGTCACAACTATCAACTATGAACATGACATTTTAGGTAAAAGAGCATAAAGAAAATCATGAGCCATCACTTGTACATGAATTAGAACCTCATTCTTcatgaaaatgtttattaaatattaacaagCAGTTAACTGATCTAGATATTTGTCAGTACTCTAATGAAAATGCAAGGGACTGGCATAGGACGTCAAGTATTGATGAATACAGTACAAGCAGCCTAAGTAGTTCACAATCAGCTAACTAGATGGTGACTAACATCCTTTCCTCTACGTCTCTGCATATGTAAGGACAGCCTTTCTTACCTGGAAGAAGTAGGACTGTAGGGgctgatctttattttcttcatccacATACAGCCCTCCTACCACATACACCTGATTTTGTTGGGTAACGATGCTGGAATGATTTCTGGGGATCTGCTCAGCCAGCGCAGTAAGGTAGCATTCATTTTCCGTGGGATCGTAAGCCACAGCAGCTGTGTCATTAACCAAGAGGATGAGGTCCTTGACAAACATTCCATGCCTGGGAATATCATTCAGGTAACCAGGAAGCAAATCTTCATCACCAACATCACCGTTCACCTCACCAGCCCCAGCCTTCTCTGTGTTTTTGCTAGGTTCTGGGAGTTTGCCTGCAAAGGCATCTTTgagaactttgatttttttctggagttctggGTTGCTTTTAATTATATCATCTTTTTCAACatgatctttaaaatatttttctgtcataAGGCGAAAACGAATACAATCAAACACTTCGCTAAGGTTTTTAACCCTATTTTCTTTGTCTGTTCGCACCCATTTCATCACTGCCTCAAATactgcttcttccttttctacattTAGGCTgtcattggaaatgactgagaTCAGCTCCTGCGGAGACAGTTGCATGAAGTCCTCTTCCTTACAAATCTGTACAAAGCGATCAGACACAAATTCACGGGCAGAGATGGCAAGTCTCGGGCAGTCAAGAAGAAGTCCTAATCTTAGAATAGCTAGACAGTTACCAGGAGCAAGTCTTTTCTGAAGATAAGAAACGCAGACAGTGAACACGGAGGGGATCTGAAAGCGGCTGGCCAATGCAAAAATATCTTGCACGTTTCCATCGTTGAGATCAATACTGGCAGAGTATAGGTACTTAATGATTAAATCCAGTACAGCAGGATCCACATTATCTAGTACTACCTCCTTTTTTTTCGCCTCATCAATTTCAGATAAAAAATACTCACGGAAGTAAGGACTACAAGCTGACAAAATCAATCTGTGGCAAGGAAGACTTTTGTCACCTGCTTTTAGGGTGCAATCGATGAATTTTTTCTCATCCAGGAGATCTTTTAGACCATCCTGAAGAAGGGTGGATTGGTAAAGCCGCAGTTCCTCTGCGAGTTCCCGCTGGGAATCCATTTTGTGAGCAACCTGGGTAAGGAAGGGGACACTAAGGCCTTAGCTCCTCACAGCACACAGGTCTAGCAGTAAAAAGGCAGATCAGTGTGCTCTGCCCAGCTCGAAGCCTTTGCAATTTAATCCCACCAGCTAAATATAGACACCAATGCTAACAACGGGAATGCAGGAGAGCTAGTTTGGAAGAAGAGTGGCTCTTGCAGCTGTCAGAGATTGAAAGGAACAACTGGAACTTTTAATCACTAAGGAAACAGCTAAGAAATGAGAGATTTAAATGAAGTGGAaagctttaaaatacataaagcatTAGAAGATAGGCTAATAAAGGATACCACAAGAAAATGTTCATTGAACTAACAGAAAACTGAATCATAAAAATGAGTCAGTCTGCTAAAACTGGTCTAGTGGCAAGCTACTTGGCTATCTGAACTAATGATGCAAAGGTCAAGAATATGAGGTGAGTTCATTTGAATACTCATAAGCAAGATCCTCTTTCCAGTAACtgttataaatgtttattttctacttaaaacAGCAGGATATATAATATTCTTTGAGAAGTAAGAAACTTAAAGACTGCTACTTAGGTAGATTATTGTTTTggaaaaaacctttaaaataataatacccCCCCCCACATCATGACTAaattaaatggaaagaaactGCTAACTTATAAGACATCCTaagttatcattatttttaagtggaaaaactaCAATCAGTAttgaattaaattatattattattcgTTCACACTTTGCCTTGCTCTGCAAAGGATTTGATGTGgcaaacaacaataataaaaccaggaaaaaaagttaaaagttgaCACTAGGGAGAGAAAAATCCCACAACATATACAGTATGATTAATAAAGATATTCTGTAGTTTTAAGTGTTGatctttcattaaataaaaattttaaaaatggaacagaTGTAACCCTATCCGAACAATGTAATCAACAGAACTCAGCAAAATCATGACGAAGGGCTACATCCCTGGTATTATTTGAAAAACAGGCTttatacatggaaaaaaaaaaaaaaagaatatacaactAGAATATAATTTAAGTTGTTGACTATAATAGAACACACCATATTAAGTATTGGATGCAGAAGGCATGACTTGAAAAAAACTGATCCTTTGTTTATATACAAATAGCATCATATACTtcttcatgaaatattttattataaaattatgttaTCACATTATAAAAAACTCAGTCGGGCTTTAAATATACTGTACTTTCAAAGATTGGTATTCTTAAACATGCTCCAAAGAACATAAGCCTCCATAAACACAGGGATTTGGGGAGGTTTGTTTTGTTCAATGCTATAGCCACACGACCTCATGAGTGCtccataaacatttgttgaaggaatgaatgaatgtcctTAGATCagggaaatatgtatttttaaatttcaaggtCTCCATCCATGAGTAAcagttttttcctcttattttacaTCATGGTGAAGTCAATGGTACTGTCAGCTGCTAAAACAACAGCTGAGAGAAGAGTTCGTTGACTCTTTTTCCATTTATAGATGCCACTAAAGGTTTTAACACGTGAGAAAAAACTAACAGCTGCGTTCTTGTTTAAACAATAAATGACTCATTTCTCTCTACATGTAACACctaatatttgaaaagattaatgAGTCAGATGCAAGCACCATGATATTGACATTTGAGATTATTACTTACTAATCAGCAACTTTATAGTCTGTTTTGCTTGAAAAACTATTGAAATAATATTCCAAACTGCATTTTGTGATCTGTATACATTTTTCAAGCACACTTTCCCCCTAATATAGGTTATTATATCTCCATCCCTTAAAAATCCCTTCCTATTTAAATATAGAACCAATTAATAgcttttgtttattgatttttgttaaactcaggttgtgtatgtgtgttgctcagtcgtgtccgactctttgcgaccccacgaaccgtAACCTGCCGGGCTTCtttgtcatggaattctccaggcaagaatactggagtggattgccattcccttctccagagacacTCAGGTTAGCACTTGATTATTATGTGTCTATGGTTGTGCATACAGTTGCATTATCTTAAATGATTTTACACACTCAGAGAAACAGGACtcctttgtttaattttaatgttttgacaAAAGTTCCTTACAACGTTTCTTTATACTGaagcaatagcaaaaaaaaaaaaaagtgatgccaGAGAAGTCACCAAATCTTACCTGaccaagaaatcagaaaatactgaatttttgAACACTTCAAAGAAGTTTCAATGAATACAAAGAGAAAGTCAATAAATGAACTATTTATTTACAAACTATTTAAAGTTGTTTCCTTATAAATGTATTCTTGCCAAAATGatattgaaattatttacaaaacagtgcCCAAAACTTTACATAGGGAATTGATATCCTCCAAAGTTAgctataatttttggtttctacATAAATGATTACCTAAAAAATGGTAAGCTTAAGGTTTGTAATTTATATTACAGTTGGCTTACATTTAGAACTatgtgataaatatatttaaaccagaattttataattaagaaaGCAGTATTTGATTACTCCATAAGAgtcttatactttaaaataatattttcagaacATTTAATGGTGCTACATAAACTCTTTATTAAGCTCAATATAATACAGTCTTTTAATATCCACAGAATAATAATTTGTAAGTACTAGgtacaaaataaacatatttacaaCAAACCAGGAAGATTTCAATTacaatttcaaatataatttttttagaagACTGGCAGTAAAATCCTAAAGGAGCTTTTCCTTAATCATTAGAAAACTCTCttaaaaactttttctgtaaatgtaAAAACTATTCCATGCCTTATAGTAGGCGACTAGTATCTTTAATC encodes:
- the KLHL41 gene encoding kelch-like protein 41 — protein: MDSQRELAEELRLYQSTLLQDGLKDLLDEKKFIDCTLKAGDKSLPCHRLILSACSPYFREYFLSEIDEAKKKEVVLDNVDPAVLDLIIKYLYSASIDLNDGNVQDIFALASRFQIPSVFTVCVSYLQKRLAPGNCLAILRLGLLLDCPRLAISAREFVSDRFVQICKEEDFMQLSPQELISVISNDSLNVEKEEAVFEAVMKWVRTDKENRVKNLSEVFDCIRFRLMTEKYFKDHVEKDDIIKSNPELQKKIKVLKDAFAGKLPEPSKNTEKAGAGEVNGDVGDEDLLPGYLNDIPRHGMFVKDLILLVNDTAAVAYDPTENECYLTALAEQIPRNHSSIVTQQNQVYVVGGLYVDEENKDQPLQSYFFQLDNVASEWVGLPPLPSARCLFGLGEIDDKIYVVAGKDLQTEASLDTVLCYDPAAAKWNEVKKLPIKVYGHSVISHKGMIYCLGGKTDDKKCTNRVFIYNPKKGDWKDLAPMKIPRSMFGVAVHKGKIVIAGGVTEDGLSASVEAFDLNTNKWEVMTEFPQERSSISLVSLAGSLYAIGGFAMIQLESKEFAPTEVNDIWKYEDDKKEWAGMLKEIRYASGASCLATRLNLFKLSKL